One Equus quagga isolate Etosha38 unplaced genomic scaffold, UCLA_HA_Equagga_1.0 203209_RagTag, whole genome shotgun sequence DNA segment encodes these proteins:
- the LOC124233527 gene encoding transmembrane epididymal protein 1A-like, producing MGTLEGHLLPGMFFLIFSLYYSVLMSLALLRGQRFLKPPLPPREKRGHRSWPSVPVEGVVKAVISVIGIMAQFFYPPGENRLMMVDWEDPQRPFLFKDSWQHATMYGFFLVSGVVDILSQWCWARQNIKLERAAEALAFYVLALLMASHVENKGALEIRVHLLLIVPVILLGLVLTIEVWAPDQPPFWVFKAWMWQVLGNWLLQLCVVMYVPPSGQPWKGDNPTDLAFLTIFFCWHLGFGAATVAAVYGLCSLWHHHWSSWREAPGAKYQPCPMGSSSEELEKFRSGTELQDGSV from the coding sequence ATGGGTACCCTCGAGGGACACCTGCTGCCAGGGatgttcttcctcatcttctcacTCTACTACTCAGTGCTGATGTCCTTGGCCCTGCTACGGGGACAGAGGTTCCTCAAACCCCCTCTACCCCCAAGGGAGAAGCGAGGACACAGGTCGTGGCCGTCGGTACCTGTGGAAGGGGTCGTGAAGGCAGTCATCTCTGTGATCGGCATCATGGCCCAGTTTTTCTACCCACCAGGAGAAAACCGACTGATGATGGTAGACTGGGAGGACCCTCAGCGACCATTCTTATTCAAGGACAGCTGGCAACATGCCACCATGTACGGGTTCTTCCTAGTCAGTGGTGTGGTGGACATCTTGAGCCAGTGGTGTTGGGCGCGGCAGAATATCAAGCTGGAGCGAGCAGCCGAGGCCCTGGCCTTCTATGTGCTGGCGCTGCTGATGGCCTCCCACGTTGAGAACAAGGGCGCCCTAGAGATCCGCGTGCACCTCCTGTTGATAGTGCCTGTCATCCTGCTCGGCCTGGTGCTCACCATCGAGGTCTGGGCCCCTGACCAGCCTCCATTCTGGGTGTTCAAGGCCTGGATGTGGCAGGTGCTCGGCAACTGGCTGCTGCAGCTCTGTGTGGTAATGTACGTTCCTCCCTCCGGGCAGCCCTGGAAAGGAGACAACCCCACAGACCTCGCCTTCCTCACCATCTTCTTCTGCTGGCATCTGGGCTTTGGAGCCGCCACGGTGGCCGCTGTCTATGGCCTCTGCAGCCTCTGGCACCATCACTGGTCCTCCTGGAGAGAGGCCCCAGGTGCCAAATACCAGCCATGCCCCATGGGCTCCAGCAGCGAAGAGCTGGAGAAGTTCAGATCAGGCACCGAGCTGCAGGACGGGAGCGTTTAG